A stretch of Microscilla marina ATCC 23134 DNA encodes these proteins:
- a CDS encoding leucine-rich repeat domain-containing protein codes for MKLAHKTLFLLSLVVVLVVAIVISQPSAPKPSPKTWTLENIHTPTLELRDGTEFQHWPTNLAEATQVKEVIGDHSQNLTTLPPDIVKLKRVSEWNLLGVGLKTLPPEIGQLDSTSRLYLPNNELTTIPPEIGQLKKLLRLALTQNQIKSLPKEIGQLARLWVLNLGENQLRVLPVEIGNLGQLEKLDLDHNQLKTLPASMGKMSELNVLNLGHNQIQSIPPNCLPKSLYILDLRANQLTHFPKATYQARQRLGTLELQQNKIKALPNDLPHFSRLNDLDLSDNQLTYIPAILGKSPLVYLGLKNNQLSDLPIELGKLRIIRSLNIANNRFTKIPDCVYKLKSLKHLNLSGNPLHLSTTDKKALQEALPNAKIKY; via the coding sequence ATGAAACTTGCCCACAAAACTTTATTTTTATTGAGCCTGGTGGTGGTGTTGGTAGTGGCCATTGTCATAAGTCAACCATCTGCCCCCAAGCCGTCTCCCAAAACCTGGACATTAGAAAATATACATACTCCCACTCTAGAACTTAGAGATGGGACTGAATTCCAACATTGGCCTACTAACCTTGCGGAAGCCACCCAGGTAAAAGAAGTGATAGGGGACCATAGCCAGAACTTAACAACCTTACCACCTGACATTGTAAAGCTCAAAAGAGTGAGTGAATGGAACCTTCTGGGAGTAGGATTGAAAACCTTGCCTCCCGAAATTGGGCAACTAGACTCCACCTCTCGTCTTTACCTCCCAAATAATGAACTAACCACCATACCCCCTGAAATTGGTCAACTAAAAAAGCTATTGCGACTGGCATTAACGCAAAACCAAATCAAATCCCTTCCCAAAGAGATTGGTCAATTAGCTCGATTGTGGGTATTAAACTTAGGCGAGAATCAGTTAAGGGTACTTCCTGTTGAAATTGGTAATTTAGGTCAGTTAGAAAAATTAGACCTTGACCATAACCAACTCAAAACTCTGCCCGCCAGCATGGGTAAAATGTCTGAACTCAATGTATTGAATCTTGGTCATAATCAAATTCAATCCATTCCCCCTAATTGTTTGCCTAAGTCATTGTATATCCTCGACCTAAGAGCAAACCAATTGACCCATTTCCCAAAAGCCACCTACCAGGCACGCCAAAGATTGGGCACGCTGGAATTACAGCAAAATAAAATCAAGGCGTTGCCCAATGATCTGCCTCATTTTTCCAGGCTAAATGACTTGGATTTGAGTGATAATCAACTCACGTATATTCCAGCCATCTTAGGCAAATCACCTTTGGTGTATTTGGGGTTGAAAAACAATCAATTGAGTGACTTACCCATCGAATTGGGCAAGCTACGCATCATCAGAAGTTTAAACATAGCTAACAATCGTTTTACTAAAATCCCAGATTGTGTTTATAAACTCAAATCTTTGAAACACTTGAATTTATCAGGTAACCCTTTACACTTGTCAACAACCGATAAAAAGGCATTGCAAGAAGCTTTGCCCAACGCTAAAATTAAATATTGA